A region from the Panicum hallii strain FIL2 chromosome 1, PHallii_v3.1, whole genome shotgun sequence genome encodes:
- the LOC112878811 gene encoding trihelix transcription factor GTL1-like isoform X2, with product MLHHHGGAGFPYMAPTTAGADPFLPTPTGPASVAAIIPPLPMELQSAAAGTARGNFEELPAGGSSAAAAASLQDDDVPADVGAGGAGASGSGGGHRWPREETLALIRIRTEMDADFRIAPLKAPLWEDVARKLAGLGYHRSAKKCKEKFENVDKYYRRTKDARAGRQDGRSYRFFAQLEALHAAAQQQRQATGMAAAVRGDHQPSGAMAWTAAPATVGGPPAGAGLPDLSFSSMSGSESESESDDDLDVAEAGPGNGEGGGDDREIMAIFEGMMRQVTEKQDAMQRVFLETLERWEAERTAREEAWRRQEVARMNREREQLARERAVAASRDAALIAFLQRVGGGQQGEPTRLPPPIAVALPMPDRTPPSPRHDAAAQPTSLQPVPAPPKLEEARAWAGGEGSGGSMPSRWPKEEVQVLIQLRTEKDEQYHDAGAKGPLWEDIAAGMRRIGYNRSAKRCKEKWENINKYYKKVKESNKRRPEDSKTCPYFHHLDAMYRKKRFAAGGSSTAPGAYTAAGAGAGAVTSQGNPNQRELEGKSSNDADGLRNDGQGNVHAPPRPGNGETAPATTENKN from the exons ATGCTGCACCACCATGGTGGCGCCGGGTTCCCGTACATGGCCCCGACGACGGCTGGCGCGGACCCGTTCTTGCCGACGCCGACGGGGCCCGCGTCCGTCGCCGCCATCATCCCTCCGCTGCCGATGGAGCTGCAGTCTGCGGCTGCGGGGACGGCGAGGGGTAACTTCGAGGAATTGCCAGCGGGCGGctccagcgctgccgccgcggccagcctgcaggacgacgacgtgccGGCCGacgtcggcgccggcggcgcgggagcgtCGGGGTCCGGCGGCGGCCACCGGTGGCCGCGCGAGGAGACGCTGGCGCTCATCAGGATCCGGACGGAGATGGACGCCGACTTCCGGATCGCCCCCCTCAAGGCGCCGCTCTGGGAGGACGTCGCCAG GAAGCTTGCGGGGCTGGGATACCACCGGAGCGCCAAGAAGTGCAAGGAGAAGTTCGAGAACGTGGACAAGTACTACAGGCGCACCAAGGACGCCCGCGCCGGGCGCCAGGACGGCAGGAGCTACCGCTTCTTCGCGCAGCTCGAGGCGCTCCACGCCGCggcgcagcagcagcggcaggccACGGGCATGGCGGCCGCGGTGCGAGGCGACCATCAACCGTCGGGGGCAATGGCGTGGACGGCTGCGCCTGCGACGGTAGGAGGGcctcccgccggcgccggcctgcCGGACCTCAGCTTCTCGTCGATGTCGGGGTCCGAGTCCGAGTCCGAGTCGGACGACGACCTCGATGTCGCGGAGGCGGGGCCCGGCAACGGCGAGGGCGGGGGCGACGACAGGGAGATCATGGCCATCTTCGAGGGGATGATGAGGCAGGTCACGGAGAAGCAGGACGCGATGCAGCGCGTGTTCCTGGAGACGCTCGAGCGGTGGGAGGCGGAGCGCACGGCGCGGGAGGAGGCGTGGCGGCGGCAGGAGGTCGCCCGCATGAACCGCGAGCGGGAGCAGCTCGCCAGGGAGCGCGCCGTCGCGGcctcccgcgacgccgcgcTGATCGCATTCCTCCAGCGTGTCGGCGGGGGGCAGCAAGGGGAGCCCACGCGGCTCCCTCCCCCGATCGCCGTCGCCCTGCCCATGCCCGACCGCACCCCTCCGTCGCCTCGCCATGACGCGGCGGCCCAGCCCACTTCGCTTCAGCCGGTGCCCGCGCCTCCCAAGCTGGAGGAGGCCCGGGCGTGGGCTGGGGGCGAGGGTAGCGGCGGGTCGATGCCGTCGCGGTGGCcgaaggaggaggtgcaggtgctgatccagctgcggaccgagaaggacgagcagtaCCACGACGCGGGGGCCAAGGGGCCGCTCTGGGAGGACATCGCCGCCGGGATGCGCAGGATCGGGTACAACCGGAGCGCCAAGCGGTGCAAGGAGAAGTGGGAGAACATCAACAAGTACTACAAGAAGGTGAAGGAGAGCAACAAGAGGCGACCTGAGGACTCCAAGACTTGTCCTTACTTCCACCATCTCGACGCCATGTACCGCAAGAAACGCTTCGCCGCCGGAGGCAGCAGCACCGCACCTGGAGCGTAtacggccgccggcgccggcgccggcgccgtcacATCGCAGGGGAACCCGAACCAGCGCGAGCTCGAGGGGAAGAGCAGCAACGATGCTGACGGGTTGAGGAACGATGGACAGGGAAACGTGCATGCTCCTCCCCGTCCCGGCAACGGCGAGACGGCACCAGCGACCACCGAAAACAAG AATTGA
- the LOC112903322 gene encoding probable receptor-like protein kinase At4g10390 encodes MLHRCGLLPCFRGDSGEAGRLDPRVADEPGAGASSVPAGKGGGGAARRFAWAEIESVTAGFSSRVIGQGGFSTVYLACLSSSRLGAVKVQRSSERLHRAFCQELGVLLSLRHPHVVRLLGYCDERDEGVLVFEYAPNGDLHERLHGRGKPALPWARRMAIAFQVAMALEHLHEARDPAVIHGDIKASNVLLDASLDAKLCDFGFAHVGFSAALQPPPEAAASRASARPVMGSPGYVDPHFLRSGVATKKSDVYSYGVLLLELLTGREAICADTGSRLTAAVGPTLSEGKVADVVDRRLGDEYDAHEAATVASLALRCVSDGPGLRPSMAEVVRELQEKTTALIAAAGSKPAGKSPS; translated from the exons ATGCTGCACCGGTGCGGCCTCCTCCCGTGCTTCCGCGGCGACAGTGGTGAGGCGGGCCGGCTCGACCCCCGCGTCGCGGACGAGCCGGGCGCCGGCGCGTCGTCCGTGCCGGccggcaagggcggcggcggggcggccagGCGGTTCGCGTGGGCCGAGATCGAGTCCGTCACGGCGGGCTTCTCGTCCCGCGTCATCGGCCAGGGCGGCTTCAGCACCGTCTACCTCGCTTGCCTCTCCTCCTCCCGCCTCGGCGCCGTCAAGGTGCAGCGCAGCAGCGAAAGGCTCCACCGGGCGTTCTGCCAGGAGCTCGGCGTGCTCCTCTCGCTCCGCCACCCGCACGTCGTGCGCCTGCTCGGCTACTGCGACGAACGAG ATGAGGGCGTCTTGGTGTTCGAGTACGCCCCGAACGGCGACCTCCACGAGAGGCTCCACGGCCGCGGCAAGCCGGCGCTCCCGTGGGCGCGCCGCATGGCGATCGCGTTCCAGGTCGCCATGGCGCTCGAGCACCTCCACGAGGCCCGCGACCCGGCGGTGATCCACGGCGACATCAAGGCCTCCAACGTGCTGCTCGACGCCAGCCTCGACGCCAAGCTCTGCGACTTCGGCTTCGCGCACGTCGGCTTCTCCGCCGCGCtccagccgccgccggaggCCGCGGCGTCCAGGGCGTCCGCGCGCCCCGTCATGGGCTCCCCGGGCTACGTCGACCCGcacttcctccgctccggcgtCGCCACCAAGAAGAGCGACGTCTACAGCTACGGCGTCCTGCTGCTGGAGCTCCTGACCGGGCGGGAGGCCATCTGCGCCGACACGGGGTCCCGGCTCACCGCCGCCGTGGGGCCCACGCTCAGCGAAGGGAAAGTGGCTGACGTGGTGGACCGGAGGCTAGGAGACGAGTACGACGCCCACGAGGCCGCGACCGTGGCGTCGCTCGCGCTCCGGTGTGTCAGCGACGGCCCCGGCCTCCGGCCGTCCATGGCGGAGGTGGTGCGCGAGCTCCAGGAGAAGACGACGGCGCTGATCGCCGCCGCCGGTAGCAAACCGGCCGGCAAGTCGCCTTCATGA
- the LOC112878811 gene encoding trihelix transcription factor GTL1-like isoform X1, with product MLHHHGGAGFPYMAPTTAGADPFLPTPTGPASVAAIIPPLPMELQSAAAGTARGNFEELPAGGSSAAAAASLQDDDVPADVGAGGAGASGSGGGHRWPREETLALIRIRTEMDADFRIAPLKAPLWEDVARKLAGLGYHRSAKKCKEKFENVDKYYRRTKDARAGRQDGRSYRFFAQLEALHAAAQQQRQATGMAAAVRGDHQPSGAMAWTAAPATVGGPPAGAGLPDLSFSSMSGSESESESDDDLDVAEAGPGNGEGGGDDREIMAIFEGMMRQVTEKQDAMQRVFLETLERWEAERTAREEAWRRQEVARMNREREQLARERAVAASRDAALIAFLQRVGGGQQGEPTRLPPPIAVALPMPDRTPPSPRHDAAAQPTSLQPVPAPPKLEEARAWAGGEGSGGSMPSRWPKEEVQVLIQLRTEKDEQYHDAGAKGPLWEDIAAGMRRIGYNRSAKRCKEKWENINKYYKKVKESNKRRPEDSKTCPYFHHLDAMYRKKRFAAGGSSTAPGAYTAAGAGAGAVTSQGNPNQRELEGKSSNDADGLRNDGQGNVHAPPRPGNGETAPATTENKRAEDAVKGTNQLLQQFGADETESDDNDMGGDYTEESNDEDKMKYKTAFQNPNVIGSSGNDAPAPPATAAAPTSSAAPTRSSFLAVQ from the exons ATGCTGCACCACCATGGTGGCGCCGGGTTCCCGTACATGGCCCCGACGACGGCTGGCGCGGACCCGTTCTTGCCGACGCCGACGGGGCCCGCGTCCGTCGCCGCCATCATCCCTCCGCTGCCGATGGAGCTGCAGTCTGCGGCTGCGGGGACGGCGAGGGGTAACTTCGAGGAATTGCCAGCGGGCGGctccagcgctgccgccgcggccagcctgcaggacgacgacgtgccGGCCGacgtcggcgccggcggcgcgggagcgtCGGGGTCCGGCGGCGGCCACCGGTGGCCGCGCGAGGAGACGCTGGCGCTCATCAGGATCCGGACGGAGATGGACGCCGACTTCCGGATCGCCCCCCTCAAGGCGCCGCTCTGGGAGGACGTCGCCAG GAAGCTTGCGGGGCTGGGATACCACCGGAGCGCCAAGAAGTGCAAGGAGAAGTTCGAGAACGTGGACAAGTACTACAGGCGCACCAAGGACGCCCGCGCCGGGCGCCAGGACGGCAGGAGCTACCGCTTCTTCGCGCAGCTCGAGGCGCTCCACGCCGCggcgcagcagcagcggcaggccACGGGCATGGCGGCCGCGGTGCGAGGCGACCATCAACCGTCGGGGGCAATGGCGTGGACGGCTGCGCCTGCGACGGTAGGAGGGcctcccgccggcgccggcctgcCGGACCTCAGCTTCTCGTCGATGTCGGGGTCCGAGTCCGAGTCCGAGTCGGACGACGACCTCGATGTCGCGGAGGCGGGGCCCGGCAACGGCGAGGGCGGGGGCGACGACAGGGAGATCATGGCCATCTTCGAGGGGATGATGAGGCAGGTCACGGAGAAGCAGGACGCGATGCAGCGCGTGTTCCTGGAGACGCTCGAGCGGTGGGAGGCGGAGCGCACGGCGCGGGAGGAGGCGTGGCGGCGGCAGGAGGTCGCCCGCATGAACCGCGAGCGGGAGCAGCTCGCCAGGGAGCGCGCCGTCGCGGcctcccgcgacgccgcgcTGATCGCATTCCTCCAGCGTGTCGGCGGGGGGCAGCAAGGGGAGCCCACGCGGCTCCCTCCCCCGATCGCCGTCGCCCTGCCCATGCCCGACCGCACCCCTCCGTCGCCTCGCCATGACGCGGCGGCCCAGCCCACTTCGCTTCAGCCGGTGCCCGCGCCTCCCAAGCTGGAGGAGGCCCGGGCGTGGGCTGGGGGCGAGGGTAGCGGCGGGTCGATGCCGTCGCGGTGGCcgaaggaggaggtgcaggtgctgatccagctgcggaccgagaaggacgagcagtaCCACGACGCGGGGGCCAAGGGGCCGCTCTGGGAGGACATCGCCGCCGGGATGCGCAGGATCGGGTACAACCGGAGCGCCAAGCGGTGCAAGGAGAAGTGGGAGAACATCAACAAGTACTACAAGAAGGTGAAGGAGAGCAACAAGAGGCGACCTGAGGACTCCAAGACTTGTCCTTACTTCCACCATCTCGACGCCATGTACCGCAAGAAACGCTTCGCCGCCGGAGGCAGCAGCACCGCACCTGGAGCGTAtacggccgccggcgccggcgccggcgccgtcacATCGCAGGGGAACCCGAACCAGCGCGAGCTCGAGGGGAAGAGCAGCAACGATGCTGACGGGTTGAGGAACGATGGACAGGGAAACGTGCATGCTCCTCCCCGTCCCGGCAACGGCGAGACGGCACCAGCGACCACCGAAAACAAG AGGGCAGAGGACGCCGTGAAAGGAACAAATCAGCTGCTGCAGCAGTTCGGAGCAGACGAGACGGAGAGCGACGACAACGACATGGGAGGCGACTACACTGAAGAAAGCAACGATGAAGACAAAATGAAGTACAAGACGGCCTTCCAGAATCCTAATGTGATCGGGAGCAGTGGCAACGACGCACCTGCACCACCAGCGACGGCTGCGGCACCGACGAGTTCAGCTGCCCCAACGAGGAGCTCCTTCCTTGCCGTTCAGTAG